The uncultured Bacteroides sp. genomic sequence ATTCCATTGACAAATCTTTGCAGCCTTTTCAACCTCACGCAGTTCATTATTTGTTTTTTCTAGCTGTAGCTTTATTTTAGTCCTTTTTGTAATGTCTCTGTATTGACACAATACCATCTCTCCATCAAACGGATACATAATACACTTAAAGAAATAAGTCTCTTTACCAAAAGTAAGTTCATAATTCTTCGTGGAAACAGACTTATCTTTTACCACCTTGTCAAACTCCTCTTTAAAAGGCTTTTTCGTATCTTCAGACAACAGATCAAAAAAGTTTTCACCAATTAAACTCTTTTTTTTCTTAAAAATCCCTTGATTTGCATGTATCACCATATCCAGACAGACACCTTCATTATTGAATAAAAGCATTGTATCGGCAGTCATTTGCAAGATTTTATCAGAGTATTGTGAGTCGTGTAAAATCCTTTCCATAATTAATTTTCTTTGAAGTGGTTGTCAAAAAACAAGTATCTGTTGAACAAATATACAAAAAATATTTAGAAGAGCCCTTTCTTTCTAAATTAATTATAATGATCTGTTGGCCTTCTCCCATATTCCGTTATTCTTTTTTCTCTTAAGATAAAAAAAACCTTTAACAACATTTATGTTCATGAATAGAAAATAGTAAGGAATAAACAATACCTTATTTTTTATTTGTTTGGTTGACAGGTAATATCCCCACATTCCTGATATGTAAAATAAAATTTGAAGAATCAGTAAGATAACATATAACTCACTATTCTTTGTTGCACTTAGTGCAATATTAATGGGGAGCATAAAAAAAAGTAAAAGAGGGGTTACAGACCATCTTAATACTCGGTGAGAGATGTACTGAAAACTGAGTATTCCATAGCGGAACATATTCAGCAGCGAGCGTAGTCGCCAAATAGACTGTAAGCCACCTGCAGCAATACGCACCTTCCTCTTTTCTTCCTCTTTCATATCGGCAGAACCAGATTCTATTGCATAAGCACTGCTGCAGTAAGCAATTTTAAATCCCTTTTGTGCAATCTTGAGAGACAAAATAAAATCATCCAGTAAAGTATCCCTTTCCATTGTCTCAAACAATTCCCGGCGAATGGCAAACAGCTCACCTGCAGCACCCACGGCAGAATATAATCTCGAATCCAGAGCTTTAAGTATAGATTCGTATTTCCAGTAAATACCTTCACCGCCACCGGCGGCGCCATCTTTTTCTTTAGTGGCAATCCGTTTCTCTCCAGCCACACATCCCACCTTAGAATCTGTAAATTCTGCAACAATATTTAGGATAGCCTCACTGTTAATCATCGTATTCGCATCCGTGAACACAACAATGGGAGAGGAGATAAATCCTATTCCCCGGTTCAGCGCAGCTGTCTTTCCTTGGCGTTCAGGTTGAAATAAAACAGTAACCTCCTGATACGCTTTCAGTAATTCATTAGTACCGTCATTACTGCCATCCGTTACCCAAACAATCTTTAGTTTGTCTTTCGGATAATCCAGTGTGAGGCAATTGTCCATCTTTTTCTTTACAATAGCATTTTCGTTGAAGGCTGTGATAAAGAGTGTCACCTCCGGTAGATCACCTGGTAGTGCTATAGTCTTTTGTTTTACGAATAGCTCTTTAATTTTTACCAGCAGGTAAAGTACAATTCCATATCCAAGGTAAGTGTAGAATACTATTATTAAGCTGAACCAGAAGAGTATTTCTAGAAATTTCATTTTATATTAATGATTTATATATTTCAGTTACTTTATCAGAGACTATTTTATAGTTAAAACGCTTTTCGATAAGTGTTTTAGCTTCTTTCTCACATTTTTCTTTTAGTATAGAATCTTTGAAATAGGTTAAATATCTTTCTGCAAGATTATTAGGATTGTTATATTGAGCAATCAATCCATTTACTTTATCAACAATAACCTCTTTGGTTCCGTCAGTAGGAGTTACAACTAACGCTTTTCCCATTGCCATCGCTTCCAATAGTGCTATTGAAAGACCTTCCCATAAACTAGGTAAACAAAAAATATCAATGGCATTTAGTAAATCAGGAATATCATTTCTGAAATTTGAAATTCGTATCACATTTTCTAATAAAGCCTCTTTTATATAAGTCACGACTTCCTTTTTCATATCTCCTTCACCAACCAGGATGCCTTTAATTCTCGAATCTTGCTTATGAGCGATGGCAATACTTTTTACAAAATTAATAGGATCTTTTTGCAACGTAATTCTTCCGATAAAGCCTATAATAAAATCATCTTCATTAAAACCAAATTCCTTTCTGATATCCTTGAAAGAATTGTTTGGATTAAACCGTGAAAGATTAATCCCATTTTCAATCACTACAGATTTCTTAAGCCCAAAAGTTTGTATTCCAGTCTGTTGATTACTCCCAGAAACACAAATAACCTGATTGCTCAGGTTACAGATTATTTTTTCACTTCTTGCTCTTAAATAGCTTATTAATGGTGATTGATCCTGATGAAAACTCCATCCGTGAACTGTATATACCAACGGAATCCTCATTATTTTTGCAATTAATGCCACATTAGAAGCAGCTCTGCTTCCATGTGCATGAATAATCTGAATCTGTTCCTTTTTTATTAATTCACGGATTTGTTTGACTATTCGAATGTCAAAAGGATGGCTGGTTTTTATCACATAACATTTCACCCCCTGAGTTCTGAATGCATCAATCATCTGTCCTGGAGTAAATGCCAGTACAACGGGATTAATTGTATTATCAAAGCCCGAAACCAAATCAAGTAGATGAGATTCTCCTCCACCTATTTGTCCCTGCCTTATAACCTCTAAAACGTTTATTGGTTTCATTAGTTTTGGTTATTTGATGAGGTTTGAGTCTTCATCCTTATAATTGTTCTTTTTTGAAAATAGATTGGTTGCGTTTTTTAATGCTTTAACAAACCTATTTGCAAAACTTTGGTAAAAAGATCCATCAGCATTTAATGTACTATTACTAGTAAGAGCCCTTGCTTTTCTGTTGATGATGAATACTAATTTTCCGTATTCTTTTAATGCATAAGCTAAAGATCCGTCTTCACCTCTTATTATATCCCTTCTGAATCCGACTTTACGTCCCATTTCTGTATTAAATCCAAAAACCATACCTCTTACACATAACTCAGGTCGTTTTATTGACTGTATTAGTAGATATACATCTCTCAGAAACTCATAGAAAAACAGACTGAGTTTTGAATGTTGTTTATCCGGCATAAAACTCCATAATGAGAATGCACAAGATACTCCTGGTTTTCTTAATTGATCTACAATTGTTTGAATGTAGTGTGGAGGATAAAGCGTATCCGCATCAATACAAATATAATATTTCCCCTGAGCATGATCTAACCCACATTGGCGGGCATGCCCGGGACCTTTCTTTGGTTCATCAAACCATTTTACACCAGATAAGTTTAATACTTCAGTTGTTCTGTCTGTGGAGTTGTTGTTTATCGCAATAATTTCTATAGGAAAATCGCAGATGTTTTCACTCAAAGACCACAAACAACTTAGAATTCTTCTTTCTTCGTTGTGGGCAATTGCAACTACTGAAACAAGAGGATTCTCGTGCTTTTTTACTTCTAATTGGTGCCGAATCTCTTTTATTGTATTCTCTGGAATTTCTTCCAGCGATTTTTCAAAGATTGATATGTATTTTGAATACCAATTCATAATTTCATTTCATCTAATTTTTCTGTAAAATCGAAGAAGCTTAAAATATAATTTAAGAAAAATAACTTTAATAGAAAATGGAAGTTTACTAAAAGTAAACAGTAAAATATTTATCTTTTTTTGATGTTTAAATTTATATATTTCTTTAAAATAAATAGGGTATGTTAATATTTCATTTATCCTTTTCTTAGATACATTTTCAGAAATAACCTTTCTCTTATCTATTAATACGGATATTTTATCAAAGCAATTTACCATAATTTGAGTGATCATATCTTCATAGAATGGATAGGGCTTATATTTGAAAGATTCTTTTTTATAATAATCCAGGTAAAGTAAATGTCCTTCAATTTCTTTAACAGGAATAGATTTTCTATCATTATTTTGCATTATTGAATAAGGTCTTATTTTATAGTTGTAGAATATTTTAGACGTTAATATACAAGATTTAGCTTTAAGAATTAAATTAAATGAAAAATATGAATCTTCATATAATGATCCTGGAATGTAATTTATATTATTATCCTTAAGAAAAGATAAATTATATAATTTATTCCAACTAAAGTTATCAATAGATTCTTTTTTTAAATTTTTGTATTGATATTCTGCAATTTTATTTTCACCTTCAATTATAAGGTCAGGATAGACACATTTTCTTAAAAATTGTTCTTCTACATTCATAACTTGAAAAGATGCAGCAATAAAATCTACTGGATGCTTTGTTATTTTGTCATAAAGAAATTCTATACAAGTTTCAGAAATAGTATCATCACTATCCAGAAAAAAGAGATAATCGCCCGTAGCTTCTATTAAAGCAGTATTCCGAACGTTTGCAAGCCCCATATTTTTATTGTGAGTGATTATTCGTACATCCTTCCCTCTTTCATGTGAATTCATCAGCTCATGTACTATGCTCATACTGTCATCATTTCCTCTATCATCTATAATTAGAAATTCAATATTATCAAATGTTTGATTGAGTGCACTTAAAAATGAATCTTCTATATATTCTTGCGTATTATATACGGGAATTGCTATAGTTACTTTATACATAGGTTATTCTTTATTTATTAATTTATCAAATAGTGCTATCCATTGTAAACCAATATTTTCAATTTTATAACGTTCAATATTAGTCCTGGCTTTTTTCCCCATTTCTTTTCTAATATTTTCGTTTTCTATAAGATAACAAATTTTATCTGCTAATTCTTGAATATTACCGTTTTCAACCAATAACCCATCAATTGGTTTTGTATAATATCTCTAGGTCCACATGGACATGCAAATGATACAGGAGGTAAACCACATGACATTGCTTCTAAAAGTACCATGGGCATTCCTTCGTACCGAGAGCTGAGAACAAAAATAGAACTTTCTATATATTTATCTTGTATATTATTTTCTGCTTTGTGGCAAAAGAAAGAAGTTTCTAATTTCTTTTCCTGAATATTTTTTATAAAATTATCTCTATTACCGCCTCCATAGATATGCAGTTCCCAATCGGGATGTTTTTTAGCTACAATCTCCCAAGTATCTATTAATCTATCATAACCTTTTACATAGTTATAACTACCAACAGCTATAATTTTTTTATTAATACAGGGCGAAGTTTTCTCAGTGAAAAATGATAATGGGTTACATATAACTTGTACATTATCTAATTCATTCCAATTTTCTTTGTCTTCATTAGTTAAAACTACAAAACTTGATAGTTTATTAATTTCTTTAATGAGTTGATTCATCCATCTTTTGCTAATTATTTTATTAATAAATTCAGGCAAATATTTTTTGTTTATTGTGCGGTAATTCACTTTGCTAAAATGGAATTCTCCAACTTTTTTACTTCCATCATTAAATTTATTAATAAAATTAATTTCTCTTCTTAAAGCAGAAATCGTTATGTCTGGTTTTATTTGGAAAAGAATCTTTTTTAGTTCCTTTTTATACCTTTTTTGCTTTATGATATAAGCCGGTATTTTCTTATATATGGGGTAACTATCTAAATGATCAAAATTTAGACAGACATTACAGATCTGAATTTTAGGTGATATATCAAAAAAAGGTGCTCCTTTTTCATCCTCAGTCAGTAATATATAGACATCGTATCCTATGCTGGACATGTAGTTTGCTTTCGTAATAAGTACTCTTTCCATGCCAGTTCCATTCCATACTCCACCAATAATATATAGTAATTTTGTTGCCATTTTTAAAACTTCTTGTTTGATAATTCTTTAAAAAGCAAATCCCATTGTTTCCCGATATATTCTATTTTAAATTTCTCAATATTAATTCTGGCTTTTCGTCCCATTTCTTTTCTTATATTCTCATTTTCAATGAGATAGCAAATACTTTCAGCCATTTGCTCGATATTTTCTTTATTAACTAATATGCCGTCTATTCCATTTTTTATAATATCACGAGGGCCACATGGACAGGCAAAAGAAACTACAGGAAGACCACAAGACATAGCCTCTGCAATGACCATTCCAAAACCTTCGAAACGAGAGCTGAGAACAAAAATGGAGCTTTCCTGATATTTTTCGATGATATTAGCGGTTGATCCTTCTAATTTGCATGTGTCACTAATTCCTGCACTTTGTACTTGGTTTATATATGGTTTTCTTTCACCTCCTCCATATATATTTAATGTCCAATCAGGGTGTTTTGGAGTTACAATACACCATGCATCTATTAAAAGATCAAAACCTTTTTGGTTAACATAACGACCTACTGCTATTACTTTTTTTGAATCACATTCTGATTTTGATTCTGGAAAAAAAGGCAAAGGATTTGGGATTACTGTTACATTATTAAGCTCTTTCCATTTTTCTTTATCTTCATTTGTTAGAACAATAAAAGAAGATAGCAGTTTTAACTTTTTTATTAATTGCCAGGTCCAATATTTTTCAATATATTTTCTTATAATAGAACTATTCTCCCTGTTGTTTATATCTCTGAAATTATCTCTGTTAACGTGTATTTCGCCTATTTTTATACTGCCATCTTTAATTGAATTAATAAAATTAATTTCTCGGCGTAGCATAGAAATAGTAATATCTGGTTTTATTTTTTGCAGTAAGTCTTTTAATGCTTTTTTGTATAGATATTGCTTTTTGAGATAAATGATAATTTTTTTATGCAATGATGATTTCCATAAAATTTCAAAATCTATATCAAGTTGTATTATATGTATGTTAGGTGAGAGAGCATAATAAGGCTTTTTGTCCTTGCCATCAGTAAGAATAATGTAAATATCATATCCTAACACATCTGCAAGATAATTAGCTTTAATAGTTAATACTCTTTCCATTCCACCAGGAATGTAAAGAGATGGTATGCAGTATACTATTTTTTTCATTTTATATTTGAGGATTTTTTAGTGATTTGAAGAGCTGTACCCATTTTTGCATAGTTATATCCGGATTGTAACGTTTTATATTAACTTTGGCAGCAGCTCCCATTCTTTTTATTTCTTCAGGGTGCTCTATCATATAGCAAATTTTTTCAGCCAATTGATCAATATTTCCATTTTCAACCAAGAGACCGTCAATTCCATCATTGATAATATCTTTAGGTCCATTAGGACAATCGAAAGAAACGCATGGCAATCCGCAGGACATGGCTTCAATAAGTACCATGCCAAAACCCTCAAAACGAGAACTCATCACATAAAATGAGCTTTCCATGTATTTATCTTCAATATTGGGAACGGTACCTTCAAGGATAAAACTTTTCTCTATTTTATTAATCCGTATTTGTTCTTTTAGTATGTCTTTTAATTCTCCATTCCCATAAATATGAATGCTCCAATCGGGATGTTTCTTAACAACAATTTTCCATACATTAATTAAAAGATCATATCCCTTTTGTTCATCTAAACGTCCAACACTTATTATTTCTTTATTTGTGCATGGACTGCTCAAGTTACTATAAAATGGTAAAGAATTTGGAATGACTATTGATTTTCTTATCTCTTTCCAATTATCTGCATCTTCTTTTGTTAAAACAACGAATGCGGATAATTCTTTTATGCATTTATAAAGTTTTCTTTTCCATATTTTACAAATAATACGGTGTAGTAAATTTTTTTTTTCCATTAGGTGATAATTTCGCATAAATCGTTTTGAAATATGTGCTTCACCTATTTTAAAACTTTTGTCCGGTAGTTTTGTTATAAAATCAGAGTCTCTACCTAAAACGCTAATAGTAAAATCTGGTTGAATTTCGTTTAATATTTTAGTTAGCTTTTTACGGTAAATGCGCATTAATTTGAAATAAAAAACACCTCTTATTATTATTGAATGCTCATATTGTTGCCCAAATAAAATATTCAGATCAATATGTTTGACTTTCGGTGAAAGTGGAAATATTGGTGGCTTATTGTTTTGAGAATCTGTAATTATGTAAACATCATATCCTAATTTATCAGCAAAATAATTTGCTTTTTCAGTGATTACCCGATCAGCTCCACCTAATGTCAGTAACCCAGTATATAGATAAACAATTTTCATGTAGAAAAGTATTTGTTATAATTAAATTATATCTTAATAATCAAATAATGGCTTGCTTATTTCACTTGAATATAAAAATAATCGCGAATTCTATAATAAACTTTTATAAGAAATGTCGCAATTTTACTTATATATGTTAGGTCGTTATATATAAAGATATCCCAGTGGTTAAGTTGTATAAATTCAACTTCATCATAAATGTTATTATAATCTTTTAGTTCAACTCTGACTTTACAGTATTTGAATCCTTTTTCAAAATGTATTATTTCGTTTTCTAAATAAGCTTTAGACTCTTCTTGATTAATAATCATGGTATTATAACTTAAGGACTCAGGATATTGATATATTTCTAAGGGAACTTCTTCTATACCAGTTTTTACAAAATAACGATATATAAACATGTCGTTATCTTTATCTAATAATTTAATAATTTGTATTTGTTCTTTCTTTTTGTTGGGAGAAAATACTTCTATTTCTGTTAGTCCAGGAGCTCGACCTTCATAAGTGAGAATCTTAAATGATAGAAAAGAAATCTCTTTTTTTGTTGGGAAACAGACTTCTTTTTTTGAGCCATTTGGATTTAGAGGGCCCACTAATACTTTACTATTATCACTAAATGTCAGAACTCCAGAAAGAATTATACTTGTGAGATCAAAATTGTTATATAAGGAAACTTTATTAATG encodes the following:
- a CDS encoding glycosyltransferase family 2 protein; its protein translation is MKFLEILFWFSLIIVFYTYLGYGIVLYLLVKIKELFVKQKTIALPGDLPEVTLFITAFNENAIVKKKMDNCLTLDYPKDKLKIVWVTDGSNDGTNELLKAYQEVTVLFQPERQGKTAALNRGIGFISSPIVVFTDANTMINSEAILNIVAEFTDSKVGCVAGEKRIATKEKDGAAGGGEGIYWKYESILKALDSRLYSAVGAAGELFAIRRELFETMERDTLLDDFILSLKIAQKGFKIAYCSSAYAIESGSADMKEEEKRKVRIAAGGLQSIWRLRSLLNMFRYGILSFQYISHRVLRWSVTPLLLFFMLPINIALSATKNSELYVILLILQILFYISGMWGYYLSTKQIKNKVLFIPYYFLFMNINVVKGFFYLKRKKNNGIWEKANRSL
- a CDS encoding glycosyltransferase, which gives rise to MKPINVLEVIRQGQIGGGESHLLDLVSGFDNTINPVVLAFTPGQMIDAFRTQGVKCYVIKTSHPFDIRIVKQIRELIKKEQIQIIHAHGSRAASNVALIAKIMRIPLVYTVHGWSFHQDQSPLISYLRARSEKIICNLSNQVICVSGSNQQTGIQTFGLKKSVVIENGINLSRFNPNNSFKDIRKEFGFNEDDFIIGFIGRITLQKDPINFVKSIAIAHKQDSRIKGILVGEGDMKKEVVTYIKEALLENVIRISNFRNDIPDLLNAIDIFCLPSLWEGLSIALLEAMAMGKALVVTPTDGTKEVIVDKVNGLIAQYNNPNNLAERYLTYFKDSILKEKCEKEAKTLIEKRFNYKIVSDKVTEIYKSLI
- a CDS encoding glycosyltransferase family A protein, with protein sequence MNWYSKYISIFEKSLEEIPENTIKEIRHQLEVKKHENPLVSVVAIAHNEERRILSCLWSLSENICDFPIEIIAINNNSTDRTTEVLNLSGVKWFDEPKKGPGHARQCGLDHAQGKYYICIDADTLYPPHYIQTIVDQLRKPGVSCAFSLWSFMPDKQHSKLSLFFYEFLRDVYLLIQSIKRPELCVRGMVFGFNTEMGRKVGFRRDIIRGEDGSLAYALKEYGKLVFIINRKARALTSNSTLNADGSFYQSFANRFVKALKNATNLFSKKNNYKDEDSNLIK
- a CDS encoding glycosyltransferase family 2 protein, with translation MYKVTIAIPVYNTQEYIEDSFLSALNQTFDNIEFLIIDDRGNDDSMSIVHELMNSHERGKDVRIITHNKNMGLANVRNTALIEATGDYLFFLDSDDTISETCIEFLYDKITKHPVDFIAASFQVMNVEEQFLRKCVYPDLIIEGENKIAEYQYKNLKKESIDNFSWNKLYNLSFLKDNNINYIPGSLYEDSYFSFNLILKAKSCILTSKIFYNYKIRPYSIMQNNDRKSIPVKEIEGHLLYLDYYKKESFKYKPYPFYEDMITQIMVNCFDKISVLIDKRKVISENVSKKRINEILTYPIYFKEIYKFKHQKKINILLFTFSKLPFSIKVIFLKLYFKLLRFYRKIR
- a CDS encoding glycosyltransferase family 4 protein, yielding MKKIVYCIPSLYIPGGMERVLTIKANYLADVLGYDIYIILTDGKDKKPYYALSPNIHIIQLDIDFEILWKSSLHKKIIIYLKKQYLYKKALKDLLQKIKPDITISMLRREINFINSIKDGSIKIGEIHVNRDNFRDINNRENSSIIRKYIEKYWTWQLIKKLKLLSSFIVLTNEDKEKWKELNNVTVIPNPLPFFPESKSECDSKKVIAVGRYVNQKGFDLLIDAWCIVTPKHPDWTLNIYGGGERKPYINQVQSAGISDTCKLEGSTANIIEKYQESSIFVLSSRFEGFGMVIAEAMSCGLPVVSFACPCGPRDIIKNGIDGILVNKENIEQMAESICYLIENENIRKEMGRKARINIEKFKIEYIGKQWDLLFKELSNKKF
- a CDS encoding glycosyltransferase family 4 protein, giving the protein MKIVYLYTGLLTLGGADRVITEKANYFADKLGYDVYIITDSQNNKPPIFPLSPKVKHIDLNILFGQQYEHSIIIRGVFYFKLMRIYRKKLTKILNEIQPDFTISVLGRDSDFITKLPDKSFKIGEAHISKRFMRNYHLMEKKNLLHRIICKIWKRKLYKCIKELSAFVVLTKEDADNWKEIRKSIVIPNSLPFYSNLSSPCTNKEIISVGRLDEQKGYDLLINVWKIVVKKHPDWSIHIYGNGELKDILKEQIRINKIEKSFILEGTVPNIEDKYMESSFYVMSSRFEGFGMVLIEAMSCGLPCVSFDCPNGPKDIINDGIDGLLVENGNIDQLAEKICYMIEHPEEIKRMGAAAKVNIKRYNPDITMQKWVQLFKSLKNPQI